A section of the Bacillus pumilus genome encodes:
- the ilvN gene encoding acetolactate synthase small subunit, translating to MKRIIVLTVLNRSGVLNRITGLFTKRHYNIESITVGHSEIQDVSRITFVVHVDQEKDIEQLTKQLNKQIDVLKVTDITNQSIVQRELALIKVVSAPASRMEITGVIEPFRASIVDVSRESVVIQVTGESSKIEALIELLKPYGIKEVARTGTTAFARDNQQKSQQNKTISIV from the coding sequence TTGAAAAGAATTATTGTGTTGACTGTATTAAATCGATCAGGCGTACTGAACCGAATCACTGGCCTTTTTACTAAACGACATTACAACATTGAAAGCATTACGGTCGGCCATTCTGAGATTCAAGATGTATCACGCATCACGTTCGTCGTCCATGTAGACCAAGAGAAAGACATCGAACAGCTGACAAAACAGCTGAACAAACAAATTGATGTTCTCAAAGTAACAGACATTACAAACCAATCAATCGTTCAGCGAGAGCTGGCTTTGATAAAAGTCGTTTCTGCACCAGCATCTAGAATGGAGATCACAGGGGTCATTGAACCGTTTAGAGCTTCTATTGTAGATGTGAGCAGAGAAAGTGTCGTCATTCAGGTGACAGGTGAGTCTTCAAAAATTGAAGCACTCATTGAATTACTTAAGCCATACGGCATTAAAGAAGTCGCCAGAACTGGCACCACGGCCTTTGCGAGAGATAATCAGCAAAAGTCGCAACAAAATAAAACAATTTCAATTGTCTAA
- the ilvC gene encoding ketol-acid reductoisomerase: MVKVYYNGDIQENVLNGQKVAIIGYGSQGHAHALNLKESGVDVIVGVRKGGSYTKAQEDGHQVFTVKEAAAQADVVMVLLPDEQQKKVYDEEIKDQLEAGNSLVFAHGFNVHFHQIVPPSDVDVYLVAPKGPGHLVRRTYEQGAGVPALFAIYQDVSGQAKDKALAYAKAIGGARAGVLETTFKEETETDLFGEQAVLCGGLTSLVKAGFETLTEAGYQPELAYFECLHELKLIVDLMYEEGLEGMRYSISDTAQWGDFVSGPRVVDANVKESMKAVLTDIQNGTFAKEWIVENQVNRPRFNAINANENEHQIEVVGRKLREMMPFVKQGKKKEAVSVGAEN; this comes from the coding sequence ATGGTAAAAGTATATTATAACGGTGATATTCAAGAAAACGTATTAAACGGTCAAAAGGTTGCTATCATTGGATATGGATCACAAGGTCATGCACATGCATTGAACTTAAAAGAGAGCGGCGTAGATGTTATCGTCGGCGTGAGAAAAGGTGGATCTTACACAAAAGCACAAGAAGACGGCCATCAAGTATTCACAGTAAAAGAAGCGGCAGCACAAGCAGATGTCGTGATGGTATTACTACCAGATGAGCAGCAAAAGAAAGTATATGACGAAGAAATCAAAGATCAATTAGAAGCTGGCAACTCACTTGTTTTCGCACACGGATTCAACGTTCACTTCCATCAAATTGTTCCTCCAAGTGACGTAGATGTGTATCTTGTAGCGCCAAAAGGTCCAGGACACCTTGTGAGAAGAACATATGAGCAAGGCGCTGGTGTACCTGCACTATTTGCAATCTACCAAGATGTATCTGGTCAAGCGAAGGACAAAGCACTTGCTTATGCTAAAGCAATCGGCGGAGCAAGAGCGGGCGTTCTTGAAACAACATTTAAAGAAGAAACGGAAACGGATCTATTCGGTGAGCAAGCAGTCCTTTGCGGCGGTCTTACTTCACTAGTAAAAGCAGGATTTGAAACATTAACAGAAGCAGGTTATCAGCCAGAGCTTGCATACTTTGAGTGTCTACATGAACTGAAACTGATCGTTGACCTTATGTACGAAGAAGGATTAGAAGGCATGAGATATTCAATCTCTGATACAGCACAATGGGGAGACTTCGTATCAGGACCACGCGTTGTGGATGCAAACGTAAAAGAATCAATGAAAGCTGTCTTGACTGATATCCAAAACGGCACATTTGCAAAAGAGTGGATTGTTGAAAACCAAGTGAATCGTCCACGTTTCAATGCGATCAATGCTAATGAAAATGAGCACCAAATTGAAGTTGTTGGAAGAAAGCTTCGTGAAATGATGCCTTTCGTCAAACAAGGAAAGAAAAAGGAAGCGGTGAGCGTCGGTGCGGAAAATTAA
- a CDS encoding 2-isopropylmalate synthase: MRKINFFDTTLRDGEQSPGVNLNAQEKLIIAKQLERLGVNIIEAGFPASSRGDFLGVQEIARTIKNCSVAGLARCVKGDIDAAWEALKDGVEPRLHVFIATSDIHLKHKLKKTREEVVEQAVAMVKYAKERFPVVQWSAEDACRTDLAFLAEIVEKVIDAGASVINLPDTVGYLAPKEYGNIFKYMKEHVPNIDRVNLSAHCHDDLGMAVANSLAAIENGADQIETAVNGIGERAGNAALEEIAVALHIRKDFYQVESTIQLNEIKRTSDVVSKYSGMIVPRNKAVVGNNAFAHESGIHQDGFLKEKTTYEIISPELVGVTTDVLVLGKHSGRHAFKDRMKTLGFKLTEEEINKFFETFKNLTEKKKEITDDDLISIILEEKVADRKIGYEFESLQVHYGTEQMPTATVSLKNQETQEVIQEAATGAGSVEAVYNTLERCMEERIHLLDYRIQSNGKGRDALAEVYVTVSIEGKETAGRGVAQDVLEASAKAYVNAVNRHLIFKSNLIEIEKHHAIS; encoded by the coding sequence GTGCGGAAAATTAATTTTTTTGACACAACACTTCGAGATGGAGAGCAATCACCCGGAGTGAACTTAAATGCACAAGAAAAGCTAATCATTGCAAAGCAGCTTGAGCGCCTTGGGGTTAATATCATTGAAGCGGGTTTTCCCGCTTCATCCCGAGGGGATTTCTTAGGCGTACAAGAAATAGCAAGAACGATTAAGAACTGTTCTGTTGCTGGTCTTGCACGATGTGTGAAAGGTGACATTGATGCTGCATGGGAAGCATTAAAAGATGGAGTAGAGCCAAGGCTTCATGTCTTTATTGCCACTTCTGACATTCACCTGAAGCATAAACTAAAGAAAACACGTGAAGAAGTCGTAGAACAGGCTGTCGCAATGGTGAAATATGCGAAAGAACGTTTTCCGGTTGTTCAATGGTCAGCAGAAGATGCGTGCCGTACAGATCTTGCTTTCTTGGCAGAAATTGTAGAAAAGGTCATTGACGCTGGGGCGAGTGTCATTAACTTGCCAGATACAGTTGGATACCTTGCGCCAAAAGAGTACGGTAATATTTTTAAATATATGAAGGAACACGTTCCGAATATCGACCGTGTCAACTTGTCCGCTCACTGTCACGATGATCTAGGAATGGCCGTGGCAAACTCACTTGCAGCTATTGAAAATGGAGCAGATCAAATTGAAACGGCTGTCAACGGAATTGGCGAGCGCGCTGGAAATGCCGCGTTAGAAGAAATTGCAGTCGCTCTTCATATTCGAAAAGACTTTTACCAGGTCGAATCAACGATACAATTGAATGAAATTAAGCGTACAAGTGATGTAGTGAGCAAATACTCAGGCATGATTGTACCGCGCAATAAAGCTGTCGTTGGTAACAATGCTTTTGCACATGAATCAGGTATTCACCAAGACGGTTTCCTCAAAGAAAAAACAACCTATGAAATTATATCTCCAGAGCTTGTCGGTGTGACAACAGATGTACTTGTCCTCGGGAAACACTCCGGAAGACACGCGTTTAAAGACCGCATGAAAACACTAGGCTTTAAACTAACAGAAGAAGAAATCAATAAATTCTTTGAGACTTTCAAGAACTTGACGGAGAAGAAAAAAGAAATCACAGATGATGATTTGATTTCTATTATATTGGAAGAGAAAGTAGCAGACCGAAAAATTGGCTACGAATTTGAAAGTCTCCAAGTACATTATGGAACAGAACAAATGCCGACAGCCACGGTCTCTCTGAAAAATCAAGAAACACAAGAAGTCATTCAAGAAGCAGCTACAGGCGCAGGCAGTGTAGAAGCTGTGTACAACACGCTGGAGCGCTGTATGGAGGAAAGAATTCATTTGCTAGACTACCGTATTCAATCAAATGGAAAAGGCAGAGATGCACTAGCCGAAGTATATGTCACTGTTTCAATAGAAGGAAAAGAAACAGCAGGACGCGGTGTAGCGCAAGATGTGCTGGAAGCATCGGCGAAAGCCTACGTCAATGCAGTAAACAGGCATTTAATCTTTAAATCAAATCTCATTGAAATTGAGAAACATCACGCGATCTCATAG
- the leuB gene encoding 3-isopropylmalate dehydrogenase, with product MKKKIALLPGDGIGPEVVTSAVAVLKETAAQFRHEFEFETALIGGIAIDEKNNPLPNETVDVCKSADAILLGAVGGPKWDQNPPELRPEKGLLSIRKQLDLFANIRPVKVFDSLSEASPLKQDHINGVDFVIVRELTGGLYFGEPSERYTDEEGKEAAVDTLLYTKEEIVRVLKEAFDMALTRRKKVTSVDKANVLASSKLWRDAVEEVASQNPDVEYEHMLVDNAAMQLIYKPAQFDVIVTENMFGDILSDEASMITGSLGMLPSASLSSTGLHLYEPIHGSAPDIAGQNVANPLATILSAASLLRTSFALEEEAAAIEEAVETVLASGKRTKDLSAKEGTYQTTEDITHAVVDALKQNVKTIV from the coding sequence ATGAAAAAGAAAATTGCACTTTTGCCCGGCGATGGAATCGGACCGGAAGTTGTGACATCAGCTGTCGCTGTCCTCAAAGAGACAGCGGCTCAATTTAGGCACGAATTCGAATTCGAAACGGCGCTTATTGGCGGTATCGCAATAGATGAAAAAAACAATCCGCTCCCAAACGAAACGGTTGATGTATGCAAGAGCGCTGATGCGATCTTATTAGGAGCAGTTGGCGGACCAAAATGGGATCAAAACCCACCAGAGCTTCGTCCAGAAAAAGGCTTGCTCTCCATTCGTAAACAATTGGACTTGTTTGCCAACATTCGTCCTGTCAAAGTGTTCGATAGCTTAAGTGAGGCGTCACCGTTAAAACAGGATCACATTAACGGAGTCGATTTTGTCATCGTTCGTGAGTTAACAGGCGGTCTCTATTTTGGTGAACCAAGCGAGCGCTACACAGATGAAGAAGGAAAAGAAGCTGCGGTTGATACACTCCTTTATACAAAGGAAGAGATTGTCCGTGTATTAAAAGAAGCATTCGACATGGCGTTAACGAGACGGAAAAAAGTAACGTCTGTGGATAAAGCGAACGTTCTGGCTTCTAGTAAACTATGGCGGGATGCGGTAGAAGAAGTGGCTTCTCAAAATCCAGACGTTGAATATGAGCACATGCTCGTTGATAATGCCGCCATGCAACTGATTTATAAGCCTGCACAATTTGATGTCATTGTAACAGAGAATATGTTTGGTGACATTTTAAGTGACGAGGCTTCAATGATTACTGGATCACTCGGTATGCTACCATCTGCTAGTCTATCAAGCACCGGCCTTCATTTATATGAGCCGATTCATGGATCAGCACCCGATATTGCGGGGCAAAACGTCGCAAACCCTCTGGCAACTATTTTATCGGCAGCAAGCTTGCTTAGAACTTCCTTTGCGTTAGAAGAAGAAGCGGCTGCCATAGAAGAAGCTGTAGAAACGGTTCTTGCCTCAGGTAAAAGAACAAAGGATTTATCGGCAAAAGAGGGAACGTATCAAACAACTGAAGACATCACTCACGCAGTTGTAGACGCACTTAAGCAGAACGTGAAAACAATTGTATAA